From Gemmatimonadota bacterium, a single genomic window includes:
- a CDS encoding ABC transporter ATP-binding protein — protein sequence MADESNTDKLRKLAHFVTPYKSRLILLFCLTATMTALSMLPPLVMKFIIDDVITMGNWHLLEVLLFISICLPITSAAMRVWVSFTNAYVGWGITTSMRRFTYEYMLKLPMRFYDEMGTGKIMSRIMSDIASVRSMVTSRMLGILVDFVSFWVALALCMGLNWKMGCLLLLLMPLYFFNYYGWRTPMRESYSLWRRKMDQVSVGLQERLSGVQLVKSYGRERREHRSFAEDTHESLDAAMQTATNRAGYMAGSWGVSGLRNTVIFCLGCYYVIEGEMTYGAVMAFFSYSSRMFQPILNLTQIAMRLQSVMVSVDRVLEILDFPIEIKDKEDAVELPPIKGHIKFEDVHFEYKEDEPVLKGINLEVQPGQMVALVGHTGCGKTTLTSLLMRFYDVKEGRITIDGHDLRDVKLRSLRTQIGQVLQDSVMFDGTIRENLLYGRADATDAELIEAARIAEIHEFIMRTPEGYDSMLGKDGIKLSVGEKQRLAIARAVLTNPSVLILDEATSSLDSLSEALIQKAMTRVLKERTSFAIAHRLSTIVNADIIVVMDHGEIIEQGTHSELLQIPDGKYRQLYEQQAAGSIEEAVEAMAS from the coding sequence ATGGCAGATGAGAGCAATACCGACAAGCTGCGCAAGCTCGCGCATTTTGTCACCCCTTACAAATCGCGCCTGATCTTGCTGTTTTGTCTGACGGCGACGATGACGGCACTGAGCATGCTGCCCCCTCTGGTGATGAAGTTTATCATCGATGATGTCATTACCATGGGCAACTGGCATTTGCTGGAAGTGCTTTTGTTTATTTCGATTTGTCTGCCTATCACGTCCGCTGCGATGCGCGTTTGGGTCTCATTCACCAATGCGTATGTGGGGTGGGGGATAACGACGAGTATGCGGAGGTTCACGTATGAGTACATGTTGAAATTGCCCATGCGCTTTTACGACGAGATGGGTACGGGCAAAATTATGTCGCGCATTATGTCTGATATTGCGAGTGTGCGCAGTATGGTGACGTCGCGCATGCTGGGCATTCTTGTTGATTTTGTGTCGTTCTGGGTGGCGCTTGCGCTGTGCATGGGTTTGAATTGGAAGATGGGGTGTCTGCTGCTTTTGCTGATGCCCCTGTATTTTTTCAATTATTACGGGTGGCGCACGCCAATGCGGGAGTCTTACAGTCTCTGGCGCAGAAAGATGGACCAGGTGTCGGTTGGACTACAAGAGCGGTTGTCCGGGGTGCAACTGGTAAAATCTTATGGGCGAGAGCGCAGAGAACACCGCTCATTTGCGGAAGATACGCACGAGAGTTTGGATGCGGCGATGCAGACTGCCACAAATCGCGCGGGCTATATGGCTGGCTCCTGGGGGGTGTCGGGATTGCGCAATACGGTGATTTTTTGTTTGGGCTGTTATTACGTGATTGAGGGCGAGATGACTTATGGGGCTGTGATGGCCTTTTTTTCTTATTCGAGCCGGATGTTTCAGCCCATTCTCAATCTCACGCAGATTGCCATGCGCCTTCAATCCGTGATGGTGTCTGTGGATCGCGTATTGGAAATATTAGATTTTCCCATAGAGATTAAGGACAAGGAAGATGCCGTCGAATTGCCGCCGATAAAAGGGCATATTAAATTTGAAGATGTGCATTTTGAGTACAAAGAGGATGAGCCGGTTTTGAAGGGGATCAACCTGGAGGTACAGCCGGGGCAGATGGTTGCGCTGGTGGGGCATACGGGATGTGGCAAGACGACGTTGACGAGTTTGTTGATGCGCTTTTACGATGTGAAGGAAGGGCGTATTACAATTGATGGCCACGATTTGAGAGATGTGAAGTTGCGGAGCCTGCGTACACAGATCGGCCAGGTGTTGCAAGATTCGGTGATGTTTGATGGGACGATTCGAGAAAATTTGCTATATGGCCGCGCAGATGCCACAGATGCCGAGTTGATTGAGGCGGCGCGTATTGCCGAGATTCACGAATTTATTATGCGTACGCCCGAGGGGTACGATTCGATGCTGGGGAAAGATGGGATTAAACTTTCTGTGGGAGAAAAGCAGCGCCTCGCCATTGCGAGAGCCGTGCTGACCAATCCGTCGGTTTTAATTCTGGATGAAGCGACTTCGTCACTCGATTCTCTATCGGAGGCTCTGATACAAAAGGCGATGACCAGGGTGTTAAAGGAGCGCACGTCCTTTGCCATTGCACACCGATTATCGACGATTGTCAATGCGGATATTATTGTTGTGATGGATCACGGCGAGATTATTGAACAGGGAACGCACAGCGAATTGTTGCAAATACCCGATGGAAAGTATCGCCAGCTTTACGAGCAGCAGGCTGCGGGGTCTATTGAAGAGGCTGTAGAGGCTATGGCGAGTTGA